CGCGACCAGGGCGCAATCGAGCGCATCGAACGCCCGACGCGACTGGACAAGGCGCGCGAACTCGGCTACAAGGCCAAGCAGGGCATTATCGTGGTCCGCGTTGCGGTCCGCAAGGGGACGGCCCGGAAGGAACGCTTCACGGCCGGTCGCCGTACCAAGCGCCAGGGTGTCAACCGCATCGGGCGGCGCAAGAACATCCAGCGCATCGGCGAAGAGCGCGTCTCCCGAAAGTACCCCAACCTGCGGGTGCTCAACAGCTACTGGGTCGGCGAAGACGGCAGCCAGAAGTGGTTCGAAGCGATCCTCGTTGATCCGAACCACCCGGCGATCGAGAACGACGACGATCTCAACTGGATCTGCGACGACGACCACACGAACCGCGCGTTCCGCGGTCTCACCAACGCCGGGAAGTCCAACCGCGGCCTCAACAACCGCGGCAAGGGCGCCGAGAAGGTCCGTCCGTCCAACAACGGCGGACAGGGTCGCGCGAAGTAACGACCGGTCGGTTTCGACGATCCGAACCTCGATTTTTCTGCGACTCGCCTCGCGAGCGACGGCCACGCGAATCGACGAGCGACTGCGTCCCCGCCTATCGACACCGCCGTCTCACCGCTGAGCGCCGCTCGGCGCGACGTCTATTTCGTCGCCCGTCGCGAACTCGCCCGCTTCGGCGCGTTCGACGGCCGCCTGAACGTCGACGTATCCCGCTCCGACGGACTCCGCGGTGTACGATTCGTGTCGCCGCTCGTCGGCGGTCGCCTCGAGCGTCGCGAGCACGTCCATCGGGGCGGGCGCGTCGCCGTTGCGCTCGATGGCGGCGTCGTAGACTAAGGCCGCACAACCGGCGGTGACGGGACAGGACATGCTGGTCCCGGACGCGGGCCCGTAGTAGCGTTCGTCGTCCGGTTGAAGCACGTTAATGAGGTCGAACCGATCGAGCGTACTCATTACGGCGTCACCTTTGGCGACGACGCCGTTGCGGTAGATCCCCAGCGGGCCGTCGATCTCGTCCGCGGGGACGCCGTCGTGAAACGCGGCGAGGTTCTCGTAGGCCGCCGCGCGGTCGTAATTGTCCTCGTCGTACGAGCCGTCCTGCGGGCGACCGCGCGACGAGAAGTCCGCGACCGCTCCCTCGGCGTCGGTCGCTCCGACCCCCAGAACGTGCGGCGCCTTCGCGTGCTGGTTCAGCGTTCCCGTATCGGGGCCGTCGTTACCCGCCGCGAAGACCGAGAGGATCCCCTCTTCGTGAGCGTGCCACGTCGCGACGTTGAGGGGATCGTCGGGGAGGAAGGGACGGCCGACCTGCCCCGAGCCGTACGAGTTCGAGACGATCTGAATATCGTGATCGCCCGCCCGCTGTCGGCGGATCAGATCGTCGTACGCGGCGACGGTGAACGCGATCGCCGGACCCGCGCTCGTCGAGTACATCGTCAGATCGACGTCGGGGGCCATTCCCGCGTACTCGCCGTCGCTCTCCGACCCGGTTCCGCCGATGCTTCCCGCACAGTGAGTGCCGTGGCCGTTTAGGTCCGTATCGGCGGTGTCGACGTCGTGCCACCAGAGGGGTTCGTCTTGAATTCCCGGAATCCCTACGTACTGATAGTTCGCCTCGAGGTTCGGCCGCAAATCGGGGT
This portion of the Haloterrigena gelatinilytica genome encodes:
- a CDS encoding 50S ribosomal protein L15e, whose amino-acid sequence is MAESFYSHIKDAWKDPDDGKLGELQWQRKQEWRDQGAIERIERPTRLDKARELGYKAKQGIIVVRVAVRKGTARKERFTAGRRTKRQGVNRIGRRKNIQRIGEERVSRKYPNLRVLNSYWVGEDGSQKWFEAILVDPNHPAIENDDDLNWICDDDHTNRAFRGLTNAGKSNRGLNNRGKGAEKVRPSNNGGQGRAK
- a CDS encoding S8 family peptidase codes for the protein MTEDNSTERATRRTVLRSVGTGIAGSVAFSGTGAAFDGESVGEALEGVFEAGGAFVDDALDPESDALQEVVIVFEDTEHVVRLEELDVEFAIGFDTLPVGYAKLPGSLVETVADWEPVRYVSSNYELEFHNDDAREDTNADAVQAGAGLETPYTGENVHVAVIDSGIGGGHPDLRPNLEANYQYVGIPGIQDEPLWWHDVDTADTDLNGHGTHCAGSIGGTGSESDGEYAGMAPDVDLTMYSTSAGPAIAFTVAAYDDLIRRQRAGDHDIQIVSNSYGSGQVGRPFLPDDPLNVATWHAHEEGILSVFAAGNDGPDTGTLNQHAKAPHVLGVGATDAEGAVADFSSRGRPQDGSYDEDNYDRAAAYENLAAFHDGVPADEIDGPLGIYRNGVVAKGDAVMSTLDRFDLINVLQPDDERYYGPASGTSMSCPVTAGCAALVYDAAIERNGDAPAPMDVLATLEATADERRHESYTAESVGAGYVDVQAAVERAEAGEFATGDEIDVAPSGAQR